Within the Parus major isolate Abel chromosome 18, Parus_major1.1, whole genome shotgun sequence genome, the region GTCCAAAAGAGCACACAAAAGTTTGTGGTCGCTATTGTCCTCAGTGCAGGATGAGATTAGGATGGAGGGCTGTGGGTCTTGTCTATTGAAATTCTGGAAATCTCCaagaaaaggatgaaattaATCATCTGTTCAGATCCCTTGCTccagattaattttattaagatgtgtagatattttctttatctgtagTGGCAAGTAGCTTGTTGAGACTGCCATGAAGCTGAGGCAAAACTGAATTCAGGTCCAAGTTTAGTTCTGGCCTTTGTGGGGAGGCCAAGAACTCCTGAACAGAGAGGGGTCTTTCTTTTGGGATCTACCAGTGGTTGCTGGAGTTGTGATAAAGCTGTTTCTCTGCTTAGGAATGATTCTCACACTGAAGGCTATAGGGCTCCAGAGGTGCATGTTCCTGGGGCCACCAAAGCTGGTGAGTATGGCAAGGTACAGAAGGGACAGCAAACCCTCCAAGTGTTCAAGATCACCATGGAATTGGGAGGGCATGTGGCAAAGGGCatctttgtgctgctctgaattAGTGTCAGCCCAAATCTCTTTAGTTACAGCACAGCAGAATTCTTCTGCTCCAGTCTTGTATCCTGATAAATCAGCTTTTGGGAGAAAGGAGGATCTTTGTTCCCATGTCTTCTCCCTCCCTATTTTATATTAATAGAAGCTCAGTCTCTGATCTCCTGTTTGATGTGGTCCTTGCCAGCCTAACACCGTGTCTGGACCAGAAATTTGCAATCCTCAGCATTGCTGtagtggttttatttccttgcagTTTCTGCTGACTAATTGCATGGATGGAGGGGGTGGGGACAGTGGCTCTTCCTCTTTGTAAAGGCACAGTGCCTGCCCGAGGTGGGACACCTGCCCAGGGCTGAGTGAGCTGCTCAGATTGGTCTGACTGAGTCTGTAGCTGCTGGAAAGGTGTTTGTCATGGCACTGCTTGATCCCCCTCCTGATCCCCTGTCTCTTTTCCAGCAAAACTACTTGAAAGCCATTCGCCTCTTCCCCGGGCCCCTCAAAAGGATGGACTTAGGTAGGTGGGTCAGGGATGTGTAGCAAAGGAACTTGGGACTTTCATCTCCAACCAAGCTTACATTGCCAAATAACAGCTTCAGCCTCTGGTTTAGGTCCACTCAGAGgatgttttaaacatttcttttgctcTGATACACTGTTCAAACCCATCACAACagtgttcccagctctgtttctgctccagggctgccaggctggctgATACAGACAGCACTTGGTTTTAAAGCACTGAGGGCAGTTCCCTTCCAGAGTCTGCCAGTGAATTTGCTCACTGTGGTatcctgagctgctccctgagGATGATGGGCATTAATTACTCATTGGGGTTTGCAGTTGggcagagaaagggaaggggaatgTTCAGCAGGTTGAGTTTAAGAAAGACAAAGACACTTTTCTGATTGCTATTCTTGAAGAGTGTGAATCTCTGCTTATGCACTTGTTAATGGTGGTTTTTGATCTCTTCCAAGCTGTGCAGTTGCACACAGAGCCTGAGTACAAGGATGAGACAATGACTGTCTACCAAATCCCTCTGACAGGTGAGCACTGGTGCTGCAGAGAGACAGGGGAAGCACTGCTCAGTAAGCACAATGAAGGTTCAAGGAGCAGCTTCTGTTTGCCAGCCTGAGTAAGCAGAGGTtcattaatttgcttttctcagGAGAAGGATCTCATTTGAGTAACAAGACCTGCTGAGTCAGGGCCTTGGCTTGTTCCTTCAGGTGTGGGTGGATGGAATGACACATGAAACATCCCTGGGTTTGGCTTTCTCAGCCAGCTGTGTTCTTTCTGCTGCAAACTGTGACACTGAGGGTGCAGCACAGACCTGACAAGAGTTTAAGGGTTTGGGGAGAAGGGCTTGGATGAGGGATGGCTCCTGAAATAAGTGACTGGAGAATGCAAGTGCAAACTAGAGTGGGGGGAAGAGCTCTGTGTTCTGGTGCAGTTTAAACCTGACTGTCATGGAAGAGGGAATGCTactcttgcttttcttttatgttgCTTTGGACTGAGTGATCTTTGTCTGCCTTTATGGGACAGGAAGACCACTGGGTGCTGAAAGTTCATCCCCCCAGAGTCCTGGAGCATCTCCCCAAGGTGGAAAGAGCCCTAAAGGGAGCACAGGGCCTGGATCCCTGAGAACTGCACAGCAAAGcttggaggaaggaaaagaaagcccAAAGAAAGCAGGTGAAACACATGGAATGGCCTTTTTAACTTTTAACTTTAATGAGATGAAGCCAAACTAAGGATAGGAATTTGTCCTCTGAGCCATTTGCTCTCTGAAAGTGAGGTCTGTAGACAAGCTCAGCTGGAAGGTTCCATGGAACAGAAAGTGTTCTGGTACTTTGGAACTTGGTAGAGAACTTGAAAGGCCTAGAAATTGGACATGATTGGTGCTTGGGTGCAATTGGTTCTTGTAGTAGTTTGCTTCTGGTGTGGGGGTTACAACCTTTGTAATTTAATTACACGTGGATGCTGGGCTGgttatttttcagtcttgggCCTTATTTTGGCTTCTTGTATCTGAAGCCATGGGCTCTCTGGCCTTGGGTGTCCATAACATTTTGCTGCTGGGCTCCAAGTTAAGTGGATAATGTTCCTGTTAATGCCTTAGCAAATTTTGGCATGATTTGGTTTTAAGAAAAGTGATAGTGAGTGATGATTTTTAgtagttttgctttgttttatagGTGATGAGCAGAAGTGTGCAAGGGAGCATCCTGATCTGGTGACAGCTTTTCTTTGTAAAGTAAGTTTGGGCACAGTGTCTCTAAACCAGCCCAGAAGAGATGAGACAACAGAGTATTTCAGGGGGAAGGGACATAGAGTGATCATCTGTAAGCACAGGATGagtggggttggaagggaccttagagataATCTCTCTCTGTGcccctgtgggcagggacaccttccattagatcaggttgctcaaaaccccatccagccaGGCCgtggacacttccagggctgaACCATCCAGTCCAGCTGCCTGGCTACTTCAGTCTGCCCAAAATGTAATATATTATTAAGGGCATTGTCCAACCATCTTTTAAACACTGGCAGGCTTGGGGCATTGATCACCCTCTGTAAGGAAATGTTTCCCAATATCATCTTCCTGCAGAGATTTAACTGGAGACAGCATTTTCAAGTAGGGCTTTGaagctgtttctgctttttgagTGTCAGAGTTGCTGTAACATGAGTAGGAATGTGTAAAACTGgaggtgtttttaaaatccagcAGTGGTTATGAGTGTACAGGTTCCATTCTGGTTTAACCCTCAGAGGAGGGCAGGCTGTTGTACTTGCTTGGCAGAAGAAGAGGGGAAGAGGGgagcaagaagcagcagcatgatcctggaaagcagagaatCCAGAAGAGCTTTTTTGGGCTAAATtggagcagtggctgtggaactgaaaagggaaaaaatgttccCTTGGTTTATGAAGAAGCTCTTGACATGGCAGTACATGGATCTTGTTTCATGGCCATCTTTTTTTGGGTGATAATTGTGTTTCACTCTTTGCAGGTTCACCCAAGGAAGGGGAAGTTCCTTGCAGCTAAAGCCCAGGAGCTGGGCCTGCCAGTGTGAGTAtgagagcccagcctggggcacggggcagcagcaggcacatgGGTGTTGGAAagctaaatatttctgtggccTTGTTCTCAGGGGAACTCCAGCCATCCTTCCCATCATTACTGCTCTCAAAAATGGGGAGAGCATCACTTTTGAAGGCAAAGAGGTAAGATGTGTCTGTGCTGCTATTGTGGCTTTGCCACTCTCCCTCCTTCACTGGGCTCCCAGGGTGACAAGCTTTTGTGCAGAGTGCTTTGCTTACCAGTATATCCTGGGActgttccagctcctggctgctgctgagtgtgGTGTGTCTGGGGCTGTTGGGGTGGTGATCTGGGAAATGAGCTCCTGTGTGGGTATGGCTGGGTGTTTGCTGtttggcagagctgcttccctccccagagctgatgcaggtCTAGGAGTGAGCTAGTGGAATTGATCCCTGCACTGTTTGAATCTGGGGATTGAATGTCTGTGTAGCCATCACTCCCTCCTGACCCTGCTTGCTCCTCTGACATCAAAAGGAACTCAGTGGTTCTGGGGTAAAGGCCTGGATCTCTCAAACACtggagggagaggcagagccagctctggCCGTGGCCCAGGTGCTCTGCAGGTGAAGATCCTGACCTGGGAGACAGGATCAGCACATCTTTGTGCCACAAGAATTttataaagcctttttttccttacacaTGCTTTTGCTACCATCTAAATCTGTCCTGGGAACtgtcgttccttccagccgttcccaatcggaacgacagGGAACCTAGAAACAGTTGAAATTCCCCACCTCAGGCTGGGTTGTGGTTTCTctggggccagggctgggatttgcTGTTACACATGTTTGCATTTTGCTGTGTAATGAGAGCAGAAAGGGCCtgagagctgccctggctgggtgtgctgagcactgggagtggctgctgctctctgtccaGCCAGAGGAGTTGGACACAGAGGTGCAGGAAGGGCTGTGTGTCCAGGCTGGTTGTGGTGTGACCACTGTGTGTGCCTGCAGCTCTTTCCTGAGGAGTTGTGCACCCCCACGGACCCTGGCCCAGTGTTCCTCGTGCTGGAGTGTCCTCACCAGGGCTTTGTGGATGCTGTCTGCGAGAACGAGACCTTCCGGAGGTAGGGCTGGGCACCTGCAGTGTTTGGGGAAGGACACCTGTGCTgagttttgctcttgttctggTCTAGATGTGCTGTTTTCTCATGGATGATGTCTGAGCTTTTTGGCATTGTTAGAAAGCTTGAGATGCAGGAAAGGATTGGTGGTGCATTTTGAGGCTTTTAGGAAAGGCAGGACCTGTGGGGCTCTGTGATTGCCATGGGCCTGTTTTCCCTCAGGGACCTCCAGAGCAGGAATGTGCCCTGGTGTGTGCCTGGGGAGCAGTGGAGGCTCTGGAAGCCTGGACTGCACataacagctctgcagggcttgTGCAGAAGCATTTGGGCTCCTGGAGGCTCTGCAGATGTtgctgaggaggagaggagctgccctgTGGGGGACAGTGGAGGTGTCAGCAGATGGTGGCCTGAGCCTTGTGCCTTGGGTGatgcagagcctggagctctggggcCATGCTCTgaaatccctgctctgcctgcctcagGGGCATCTCTGCTAGCGTGGGAGAGGGGAGGGCATGCCAAGGACATGGACTGCAGCACAGATGCTCTTCCTGTTTGAATGTGTCCCAGGTACCAGGAGGGAGTTCCTGAGCACCAGGTGGCCTTGGTTATTCACATGACCCCCGAGGCAGTGCTTCGAGACAGCCGCTACCAGCAGTGGATGGAGAGGTACGTGGTCCTGTGGTCCCTGGGTTCCTGTCTCTCGGGGCAGCAGCCTGTTCAGGTGCTGCACATCTTTGTTCCAAAGTGAAAAGAGCTCTAAAAACggctctgctggctcaggtGAGGTTTTTAGCTCAGCTGTGCACAAGCTTTGGAGCTTTGTTGTCCTCTGACAGGTTTGGGCCTGGGACTCAGCACTTGGTCCTCAATGAAAACTCTTCTGCTGTGCACAACCCACGTAGCTACAAGATCCAAACTCAGCTGAACCTCATCCATCCAGAgattttccctctgctcaccACCTACCAGAGCAAGGTAATCCAGGCCCTCCTTGTCCCTGTGGCTCCTGCCCTCAGCAAAGGCTGTGTCTCACGTcaccctcctcctgcaggaagcagaggctGTGTGCCCTGTGCCCATCGTGCGAGGGGAGTGCCTGCTGAAATACCACCTCAGGCCACAGCAGGAGTGGCAAAGGTCAGTGggaatctttttctttccaggattTGGGTGTTGGCTTGAAGCAGCTTTTTGGTGAGGGAGGGCATTGTGTCAGGGTCCCCTGCAGATCCTTtctggtggctgtgctgggggaacTTTTGAGTGGCTCTGCCCAGCCACGTTTGTCTCTGCCCCTGAAAGCCTCAGACAAGGTGTAGCACGTGGATGAGTAAACCACTGAAAAAACACCTGGCCAGTGCTCTGGAGTGTTCTGTCCCTTGCTCCTGTAACATTGTGCTTCTTTGTCCTTTGCTTTGACTCATGCTGTGcacccagctgtggctgtggcagagcaggtggggacagggagagagtTTTTGGGGAGACCAGCGACAGTCTTACCTTCTGAAGACCTAGAAACTCTGATATTAGAGCTGAAAGCTCCAGGTGATTGAACTGTTGGCTTGGTTGCCAGCAGTAGCTGGCTTTGCTCCTGGTTGGCAAAGCTGACCAGTGAGATCCTTAAGGGCCAGGGACCACAGGGGGCAAGGGGATTTCAGCCACCATGGCTCAGATTGCTGGCTTTTGTTGGGCACAACAGGAGGATGCAGGTGCAAAGAAGAGTTTTAAGTTTCTCTGTTAAGGTATCTGAGGACCTGTAGTGTGCACATGCTCTGAAGCAGGACACAGGTTTCTTACACTTCTCAGCAGTGCCTGGATCCCTTTAGGTGgctgctctttttcttctgtgctgccTTGCAGTGCCCTCTAgtgcctggcagctctggaaggAATGAAGTGCTATTGCAGGAGCTTCTCTGCTTTACTGGAATGATCATTCCTCTGcctggctcagcccagccaggccTTTCAGGAACACACCACACTCGTGGATGTGTCTTCTCCAACCCCTCAAAATGGAAGGAGTGTTTGTCCCGTTGTTGTAAAGCTGTTTTATCACAGGAATTTGGCACTTTGCTCTGAAAAGGGCTGTTTCAGTTCCTGCCTTGCCCCATCCTGAGAGGTGGCCTGTTCTTGCAGAGATGCTGTGACTGTCTGTGATCCTGATGTGTTTATTAGTGAAGCCTTGGATCTCCCTGACTTCCAGACCCGTGTGAAGGAGTGCAAAGAGAGCCTGTCTGCTGTACCAGGTACAGATCAGCAGCTTAGCTTGGAGCAGTGTGGTGGAAAATAGGAGCTCTTGGTGACCCATTGCTTCAGAGCCCAGGTGAAGCTGTGAAGTGGTGGTGGGGCTTGCTCTGCCTTCCCTTGtaaagctgctgctgatgggGGCAGAAATGACTGCTGGCCATGTTGGCTCTGGAGTTACTGGGCTGGTGAATTAGATGCTGTCTGACTGGGCAGTGTGTGGAGAGCATTTGCCTACAAACCTTTGTTGTCTGCTTTCTTTAGGAAATGTGGGTGCCTACCCTGAAATCGTGTTCTTGGGAACAGGATCTGCCATTCCAATGAAAATCCGCAATGTCAGTTCCACGCTGGTGAATACCAGGTAAACCCCAGTGCTCTCTGATCTctgccttccaacccaaaagATCCCCCCCTTGCTCAGAGCTCTTCCAGTGGCTACTAAATGTCTCTGTCACCTCTCTCTAGTGCTACccgctccctgctcctggactgtggaGAAGGAACCTTTGGACAGCTCTGCCGCCACTATGGAGAGCAAGTTGACCAAGTGCTGTGTAACCTGGTGGCTGTGTTTGTGTCCCACATGCACACAGATCATCACTCGGTGCgttcagctgtgggaaggggctCTGTCCACCTGTGCTCTGAGCCCTGGGACTTGGCTGTAGCTCCAGCTGATGAATGtgggctgccctgctctgcattCCTCTCTGCATTCATTCCCCCGAGATTCAGCACTGCTGTATCTGTGTTTCTAATCCCCTCTCCCTTCTCATTCCTTTCACTCTGGGCTTGCTGAGCAGTGGTGGCTGTGTTGCCACTGACTCCCCAGACACTTCTGACTGCCCTTGCTGTCTCTGTGTTCCCTTTGCAGGGGCTGGTGAACATCCTGATGGAGCGGCGGAGAGCTTTTGTGAGTAGTTTCTCTGCTCCTGAACGTGGCTTGGGCTGAGGGGAGGGCAACTTCACAGCAGCCTTTCCCTagcatttcttctctctgatttGGTTACACCtagtactgatttttttcccctacctTTGCTTTTGCAGGCAGCCCTTGGTCAGGCTTTCAGCCCTCTGTTTCTGGTAGCACCTGAGCAGATCATGCCTTGGCTGCACGAGTACCACAACCACTGTGAGGAGATTCTTGGAGACATCAAGTGAGTGTTCTGTGTGGAGAAATGTCTTTATTCAAGGCAAACCCCTGTCATCCATTCCCCCACCCCTTTGTTGGAGATGACTCTGACTCCTTTCACTGCCTGTGGAACAAGGATATGCAGTTTACAGAGGGCACAATAGGGTTTGTtactcagctgtgctgcttgaTAGATGCTTAGGTGCAGGCTTCCCTTTGCTTATAAGGAAAAGGGAGTTGtgcaaggagaagaaagagtGTTTGATAGTGGGGTGGAAGTGATGGGATGAGTTACTGGGACACCAGTGAAAGCAAGAGGTAATACAGGTCACCAAGGCACTGAACTGAGACTGAGAAACAGGAGAAGTTGGCTGCTTGAAGGGAAgatcaggttttattttgtacCTGTCTTTAATTatctcttcttccctccctcacAGAATGATTCCTTCTCAGTCTCTTGTGAAAGGCTGTGAGAACACCAGACCCAAGGCCAAGGAGTTTGTGAGCTCTCTGTTAGAGAGCTACGACCTGGCTGAGGTGAGTTCCTCAGCTGGAGGGCTCTGTGGCTGGAGGGGGCTTGGAGTCTAACACTTGTATCCTTGTTCAGTTTCAGACCTGTGAAGTGCAACActgtaaaaatgcttttgcatgTTCAGTGATCCACAAGTCTGGCTGGAAAGTAGTTTATTCTGGTGATACAATGCCCTGCATGGCCTTAGTGCAAATGGGTAGGTAACAAAACCCTCTGCTTGAAGAATCTCTTGCAGAGAGGTCTCCATCTGTCAGTATCCAAAGTGGGCACTCCCAAACCTTTGGTGCTGTGTCTGCCACACAGTGAGGGGCTGAGGAGGGACAGGAAAGCTCCTGTGGGCAGTTGGGCTGGTCAGTCTTCGGATGAAGATTGAATGTGTGATTGTTTGCACAGGTAAAAATGCCAACCTGCTGATCCACGAAGCCACTCTGGAGGATGGCATGGAAAAAGAAGCTATAGAGAAGACCCACAGGTGGGGGATGTtctgctgtctgtctgtgttgggaagggaaagggacaCAGCTGGGTGAGCTTGGAGCTGCCAAAGGTCCTGGTGTGTGTAGAGTTCTACACTAAAGATGGGGTGTTGGTcattgcagcagctctgagaccACCACAGCTTCTCTCAACATCCCcaaaagaaatggggaaaactTTCAAGCAGACATTGGTGACTCTAGAATAGTCCAGCCCTTGGGAAAGACCCTCTGCATGGTTACATCTTGGGACTAGGCTCAGGAGGCAGAAGAGTTGTCTCATACCCCCAGCTCACAGAGCACTGCAGCCAGGGATTCCATGTGCTGCTCCGAGCAAACGCTGGGAGACTGAGAGTGGCTGCTCGGAATTCCTGCAGTCTCAGtgtgagagctggggctgttggCACCTCTGGGACAAGTGCCTGTCCCCAGGTTGTGGAGCTCTTAAATGCAAGGCTCCAACAGTTAGAGCTGCATTCCTGCACTCAGGGTTGTGTGCAAGTCAGAGAATTGCCACCAGTGCAGGCCCGAGGGTGAGGGGCCTGTGCCCGTGAGGTCGCTTGGTGTGATGTGGCCCtgggtgcagagcagcagttcctgccagcctggcagtgaGTAAGGCATGTTCCTTTTGCAGCACAACCTCCCAGGCCATCCAGACTGGGATGAAGATGAATGCAGAGTTCATCATGCTCAATCACTTCAGCCAGAGGTACGCCAAGATCCCGCTGTTCAGTGAAGACTTCAGCGAGAAGGTCGGAATTGCCTTTGACCATATGAGGGTAAGCTGGGAGCTCGGGGCCAGGCCTGGGAACGGTGTTGGTGTTACTTTGGGATGGCTGCTCCTGCTTAAATGCTCTTCTTTTGCTGAGTCAATACTCCATGTCCTGAAGAGCTGTCTCTAAACAGCTCCTTtaactgctggcagcagccaccctTTCCCCACACTGGTGTGAAAAAGGTGCTGATGGCCCTCTAATCCAACACTCAACACACTGGGTACTTGCCTCGTGTCACCTCAAGTCTGTGCTTGCTACTCCCAGCcaaaaaaaactaattttgcttccattcccatcccagctgaTGAGCTTTTCAATAGCAGACATCTGGGGGACAAAACCTGGCTGACAGTGACAGTGAGGGCAGCTCACTGTCACTCAGAGTTTGGGCCAcagcatttctgtgaagaaaacgTCAATAACTCGTTGAGGTCAGGGCTGCTGGGTGCAGGTGCTGGGCACAGGAATGGGCAGTGCCCTGCTGTCTGCACAGGCCAAAGGCAAGGGGGCAGCAAGGAAATCAAGAGCAGTTCTCACACAGAGGCTCCTGTGCTTGTGTTTCAGGTCCGTTTCGGTGACTTCCCGGCCATCCCGAAGCTGATCCCGGCCCTGAAGGCGTTGTTTGCAGATGACATTGTGGAGATGGAGGAGCGCAAGGAGAAGCGGGAGCTGCGGCTGCTGAAGGAGACCGCCCTGATCCTGGACAAACTGACCAGGGAGGACAGCACGGAAGCAGCACGCCAGAAACGGAAACAAGCCAAGAACCATCAGGAACTGCCAGACAAGAAGCTTAAAACAGTCAACTGAGAGGGATGAGGCTGGGAGTGCTCTGCTCCGAGAGGGAagcctggctctgtgcaggcCTCGGGAGCGTGCGGTGCTGCCGGCACCACGGGAAAGGGGCTGGCCTGGGCATCTGGGTTTGCTTGGTCACCGTGGatctccctgggctgcagctccagtgggTTGGTTGTCAGCAGCACTGGTCCTTGTGGAGACAGGATCTGCCCACCTAGCTCCTGTTCTGGGAGCTCATCGGTCCATGgggcatttttccttttaaccaaaaattcttctctctgaactgttttaattttggggtttaTGGTACAAGGTATTGATCATGTAACAGCAGCAGGTGTGACCTTTGCAAGAGATCAGGTGTGAGAGGCCCTGCAGGGGCCATGGGTTTGCCAGAAGAAGGTGAGTTTGTCTCAGTGAAGAGTTATCAGAACCCAGGTGATAGAAAAATCAACAGTAAAATGAGACCCAATTTTAAAGTTTTAGGTTAAATTAGGGCTGACAATACATCTGTACATCGGCGTTCccattttatttggttttctttgctgtttttttgtttcaaaaatccATTCTCCAAACCCTTTATTTAGAATCTGAATAAACCACTGAATAAACCGTCCTCCAGGAAGCTGTGTTGTGTCTGGATCACTCTTGAGGAAACAGAAACCTGGATTTCTCTGGCAGATGACCTTGGCTGGCTGATTCAGCATTGGGGTAGAGACAAGATCTTGCCCATCAGATCTGGATCAtgctgcagcctcagggctgtgaGTGTCCTTGAGCAGATTCTGGTTCTGGATGCAGAGGACAGGAAagctggcacagcaggctgGGTGGGGGGAGTTAACCTGAAGTTAAGAGGagtttttctgaagctttttgtGGGTCAGCTTTGCTTCTTCCTTTGCccctgctgtcactgccttGGTTTGGAAGTAGGAGGGGAGTTTCAGTTTGCTGGTTCAGTTAAGGGGTTCATTTTTGGAACTTGAAGACACCCAAGCCCTGCTCAGGAGATGATACTTATACATGAGTCTTaagatttcatttcaaattaatgGGAAATTAAAGGGACAAACTGTCAGCAAAACATCTTTTGTTGATGAACTATGCATTAGTGTTACACTTGTCTAAAGCAGGGACTGGAGAATTGACACATCTGTGTCCTTGAGAAAAGCTTTTATGAATATTATGAGTAGCAGGGGACTggagaaaaccaaaatgttcCTGTTTACTGGGTAGGAGGGGGTAGGAGAGGGCTGGGGTAGCCAGGGGAGGACCTGGTTCCTGCTGGGGTGACACAAGCAGCTCTGTGACTGCACAGGAtccatgtgctgctctgcacGGAATTAAAGGaggatattttatttagaaaggaGTGAACTGCTTCTGACAGAGGGTGCTAATgaactggaaatgcagcagtggcaggagcacACAGCACCCAAGTTTCAGCTGCAGGTGGTTGATGCCGGTGTCGGGAGCAGCACAAGGAGGGGTGAGGGACAGGACCTGCCTGTGCCCGATGTGGAAAAATTCCCGCGGAGCGAGCCGGGCTGGGAAATTGCTTCTGGGGCTGCCAGAATGAGAcgagagaggagagagaaacgggctgggagcagcaggagggaggcgGCAGAGCTGGGACCGCCCTCGCATCCCGGCGGGGCACGGGAGCGGCTCCGGGATCCCCCGGGCAACGGCGGCTGCTGCTCGCAAACACTGACCGGGGCCGGGCGGATGGAGGCCGAGGGGGagccggggccggcggggctgcagcagccccgggAGGGTTCCCGGGAGGGTTCCCGGGAGGGTTCCCCGGAGCATTCCCGGCAGGATTCTCGGGAGGGCTCCCCGGAGGATCCCCGGCAGGATCCCCGTGAGGAGCGGCTGGCCCGGGCTGCGGGGCTGGCTCTGGCCGTGTCCCCGGAGCGCTGGCGGCGCTGGGCGGGCgctgcggcggggccggcgctgCGCGGGTTCGTGaggggagcggcggggccggcgctgATCGCCTGGCGGGGCCCGGCCGGGGAGCTGGGGATGAGCCCcgggccgcccccgccgccccccggaGCCACCAAGGCCATCTTCTTCCTCCGGCCGGCCGGAGCTGGCCCCGGGCCCGCCGAGCTGCTGTGCGGGGACCTGCCCGCACAGCCCCTGCCGCACTTCGCCGCCGTGGTGGAGGAGGTAAGGGGGGAAAGGCAGCGCCTTCCATAGAGCCCAGCCTCGGAAATGCCGAGCCCGGGGTGTCTCACGGTGGGGTCCGTGCGGGATGAGCCGCTTTACAGTCACTGGATGAGCTCCTGAGAATGAGAAACTGTGCTTGTGCCGTCCTTGGAAGTGCTCGAGGACagacggggcttggagcaacctgggacagcagaaggtgtccatggcagggggtggaacgaGGTGAACTTTAAGGTCCCGTCCAACCCAAAACGTTGTGTGGTTCTAGGATAGTTGTGCTGCAGGGCTCATCTCAGGCACATCTGGTCCaagcccctgctccagccaggaccGTGTCCAGGTGACTTTTCAGTATCCCAACAGATGGAGACTCCAGAgcctccctgggctgcctgtgccagccctcagtcaccctcacagcaagaaag harbors:
- the ELAC2 gene encoding zinc phosphodiesterase ELAC protein 2; the protein is MSEGPSATRPARRPKDVPRHVWARERRRNAGTGLAGPNTVYVQVVAAGSRDAGAAVYVFSEFNRYLFNCGEGTQRAMQEHKLKISHLDSIFLSRVSWANVGGLPGMILTLKAIGLQRCMFLGPPKLQNYLKAIRLFPGPLKRMDLAVQLHTEPEYKDETMTVYQIPLTGRPLGAESSSPQSPGASPQGGKSPKGSTGPGSLRTAQQSLEEGKESPKKAGDEQKCAREHPDLVTAFLCKVHPRKGKFLAAKAQELGLPVGTPAILPIITALKNGESITFEGKELFPEELCTPTDPGPVFLVLECPHQGFVDAVCENETFRRYQEGVPEHQVALVIHMTPEAVLRDSRYQQWMERFGPGTQHLVLNENSSAVHNPRSYKIQTQLNLIHPEIFPLLTTYQSKEAEAVCPVPIVRGECLLKYHLRPQQEWQRDAVTVCDPDVFISEALDLPDFQTRVKECKESLSAVPGNVGAYPEIVFLGTGSAIPMKIRNVSSTLVNTSATRSLLLDCGEGTFGQLCRHYGEQVDQVLCNLVAVFVSHMHTDHHSGLVNILMERRRAFAALGQAFSPLFLVAPEQIMPWLHEYHNHCEEILGDIKMIPSQSLVKGCENTRPKAKEFVSSLLESYDLAEFQTCEVQHCKNAFACSVIHKSGWKVVYSGDTMPCMALVQMGKNANLLIHEATLEDGMEKEAIEKTHSTTSQAIQTGMKMNAEFIMLNHFSQRYAKIPLFSEDFSEKVGIAFDHMRVRFGDFPAIPKLIPALKALFADDIVEMEERKEKRELRLLKETALILDKLTREDSTEAARQKRKQAKNHQELPDKKLKTVN